Genomic segment of Photobacterium profundum SS9:
TTGATAAAAGTGTGGATGTGCTACACGACCAGTGTGCCAAAGCTGTGCAAAAATTTTTCCACCATTTTGATGTACTGCATTAGTTACCGTTCTCCAACCGTCAATTTGTGCCGGAGTAAATAAACCTGGGGTATTAGGATAACCTTGGCCGTCAGGGCGGATGATCACCGCTTCTGAAATAATTAACCCCGCTTCGCCTCGACGACCATAGTAGTCAGCCATATCTTGAGTCGGTATTAATTCATCATCAGCCATACAACGAGTCAGTGGTGCCATGAGAATGCGATTTTTTAAAGATAAAGTCTTATTAAGAGCATAAGTTTGAAATAGGTTAGCTGTCATAGCGACCTCTGTTTCTTGAATGAACATTCAAGATATGTTTTTTTGAGTGAACGTTCAAGACCTTTTTTGAATATACGTTCAAAATTGGTTACAATAGACTTCACTTGTACAAAACTACTCAGACATAAAGAGTCCCAACAAGAGATACTAACTAGCCATGCGAGTTGCAGAATTTGATAGAAAGAAGGTGCTGAGATCTGCTATGACCTCCTTTATGGATAAAGGTTACGGTAATACCAGCATGCAAGATCTGAAAAAAGCCACAGGTTTACACCCCGGCTCTATCTATTGTGCGTTCGAAAATAAGCGTGGCCTCCTTTTAGCAGCATTAGATCAATACCATCAGGATCGAAATACTGAGTTCACTGTTTTTTTTTCTGGTCAAAGGCCAGTACTTATTGAGCTTAGGTCCTATCTTGATAATATCGCTGTAGAATGCCAGAGCTGTGATGCCTCTCGGGCTTGTTTACTGACAAAAGCACTCAATGAAGTTGCTGAACAAGATGAAAAAGTGCATGCCATCATCACGCTTCATCTAGCTAACTGGCAGCAAGCAATTACCCAAGTATTGCAAAAGGCAATTGACCAAAAGGAAATTAGCAGCGAACGCAACGCTAATGCACGCGCTCATTATCTAATGATGGGTATATATGGGTTAAGAACATTCGCCCACACTCACCCTGAAGGTAACACCATAAAGAAGCTCGCCGAGCAGCTTTATCAAGATGTGTGTCGATAGCTAAATCATAACGTTGTTAAGATCAAAATTGATTTATTCGCGTGAGGTACATTAGATAAAAAACAGTATCTTGCAATCATAACGCAATATTAATATTATAGATAAATACTCACAGGAGAAATATGATGAAGCCCACCCCACAAGCAAGCGATCTTGCAATCAATCCTAAACCGAAGAAGAAACCAGTAAAAAAATTTGATAAAGAGACTCCCCCAGACAAAAAGACAAAAGTAAGTGCCCGTAATCGTATTGAAGAAATTAAAGCACAGCAGGAATGGGAAAAGGAATGGGGAATATAACTATAATAAAACCAGAGTCGCACAATCGGGTTTTCAAGAAGTTATAATAAAAGTTCAGGCGTAATGACTTCCAAACGCAATAAGGCTACCAATGCGTCGAATTCACCCCAAACAGATAAATATTCAGGATTGTCGAGCAGTCCATTTTGAATCATTGACCACAATTCCACACTTTCCTGTGTCGGCCTAACCTCTTCATTTGATTTCCATTCTAAACAATCGATAATTATAGGGTTCGAAATGGTGAGTAATGACGAATACCATAAGCTACCATTCCAATTTTCGACAAAAGCGTTTACTAACAATCTAACATACTTGTATGCATTGATTACGAAAAGTATAATTATTATCAGTAAGTTACTAGAACTTACTTAATCACATCAAATGTCATATAGAAATTATAAATTCCTAATCTATCGTGGTGATAGGTTTCAGCGATTTTTAGGATACAACATGTCAAAACGCATGGATAAAGATGCAAGAAGGGAGCAGCTATTATCAACCGCTGTTTCCATTATAAAAGAGCGTGGTGCAGAGGCATTAACGCTAGCAACGGTTGCAGAGCAAGCCGGAGTAACAAAGCCTATTGCTTATAACCATTTTGAAAACAAAGAAAATTTACTGAAACAGATCTATCAAGATATTGATAATCGCTTAATTGAGTCAATACAAATAGCCAAACAATCAAGTAGTCAGTCAATCACAGATACTGTATCCATTTTTTGTGAGTCATATTTTAATTGTATGTTGGAAAATTCAAACATTTACGGGCTTACAATTGCGGCACTAAAATGCTATCCGAACAATGCAGACCTCTCTAAAAATATTCAAGATTTTTTTGTGGATGCATATTCCGATATCTTTCAACTACCAATTTCTGATGATAACCACCAAAATCATTTAAAGCTCATCACAATTTATGGAATCATAGAGTCTGTTGGTGATGCTGCCATCTCTGGCCGCATACCAAAAAATATCGCGCTAACTTACTTGAAGGAAGAGATCTAC
This window contains:
- a CDS encoding TetR/AcrR family transcriptional regulator, with translation MSKRMDKDARREQLLSTAVSIIKERGAEALTLATVAEQAGVTKPIAYNHFENKENLLKQIYQDIDNRLIESIQIAKQSSSQSITDTVSIFCESYFNCMLENSNIYGLTIAALKCYPNNADLSKNIQDFFVDAYSDIFQLPISDDNHQNHLKLITIYGIIESVGDAAISGRIPKNIALTYLKEEIYHIILK
- a CDS encoding TetR/AcrR family transcriptional regulator, with translation MRVAEFDRKKVLRSAMTSFMDKGYGNTSMQDLKKATGLHPGSIYCAFENKRGLLLAALDQYHQDRNTEFTVFFSGQRPVLIELRSYLDNIAVECQSCDASRACLLTKALNEVAEQDEKVHAIITLHLANWQQAITQVLQKAIDQKEISSERNANARAHYLMMGIYGLRTFAHTHPEGNTIKKLAEQLYQDVCR